CATGGCCGATGCGGCGGATGCCACCAATCAGCACCAGGCCAACGAGCACCATCAGGATGACGCCGGTTACCCAGTGGGGCAGGCCGAAGTTGGCTTCCAGTACATCCGCAACGGAGTTTGCCTGCACGGTATTGCCGATGCCGAAGGCCGCAACAGAGGCGAATATCGCAAACAGGATGCCGAGCCAGGCCCACTTGCTGCCGAGCCCGTTACGGATGTAGTACATGGGGCCGCCGACGTGGTCACCGCGTTCGTCCACCTCGCGGAAACGTACCGCCAGTACCGCCTCGGAATACTTGGTGGCCATGCCGACCAGGGCGGTGAGCCACATCCAGAACAGGGCACCGGGGCCGCCCAGGAATACTGCGGTGGCCACGCCGGCGATATTGCCGGTACCAACGGTTGCCGAGAGCGCGGTCATCAAAGCCTGGAACGGAGGGATCTCGCCGTCGGAGTCATCGCCCCGGGCCCGGCCGCTCCACATCAGGCGAAAGCCGGCGCCAAGTTTCAGGATCGGCATCAGCTTCAGGCCGATGCTCAGGAACAGGCCCACGCCCAGGATCATCACCAGCATGGGCGGGCCCCATACCAGCCCGTTTATCTGTCCGATGAAGTCAGAAATAGCTTCCATGGGATCTCCTTTTTTGTGCCATGGATTGGTTTCAATAGTTGACCCTTGAAGGGTATAACCGATTGAGTTTAGTCAGTTATTTTTCCTTGTAAACTCGCGGGCCGGTAAAAGTGGTCGATTCGGGTGTGATTGCCTATGCTCATAGCAAAGGCGTCCACCCACCAACGAGAGGGACTGAGCTCATGCGCTCGCTTAAAGTGTCAGATGTCATGTGGAACCACATCGAGCCGATCCGGTGTGGAGCGCCGCTCACCCATGTAGTGAAAACCCTGCTGCACAACCACGTGACCGGTCTTCCGGTGGTTGATGAGCACCGCCATGTTCTCGGCTTCATTTCCGAGCAGGACTGCATTCATGCGCTGTTGGTGAGCAGCTATCACGGCGAAGGCGACCCGACCGTGGACGATGTGATGTTTCGCAAGCCGTTGACGATTTCGCCGGAGATGTCGGTGGTGGATCTTGCCCAGAACCTCGGCGCGGGCAAGCCGAAGGTGTACCCTGTTGTGGATCACGACAAACTGATTGGCATTGTCACGCGTACAGCCATTCTGGCTGAATTGGCGCGCACCGGTTACGGGCTTGAGCTGCCCAGGTACGCCAATGTCGAAGACTGATCCACTTCCCTGTAAAAAATTGAGGCCACTATGGAACTCCTGTCCACGAACGTCAGTTTCGAAGGCGAGCATCGTCGTTACCGGCACACCTCGGCGACCCTGGAATGCGATATGGAATTCGCGGTGTACCTGCCGCCGGCGGCCATTGGTGCAACTCCGAAAAAGGTCCCGGTGCTCTACTGGCTCTCGGGGCTGACCTGTACCGACCAGAACTTCATGCAGAAGGCCGGTGCCCAGAAACGGGCCGCGAAGCTGGGCATGGCCATCGTCTGCCCGGACACCAGCCCCCGCGGCGTGAACCTGCCCGGCGAAGATGACAGCTACGATTTCGGCTCCGGGGCGGGTTTTTATATCAACGCCACCCAGCAGCCCTGGGCGCCGCACTACCGGATGTACGATTACGTGGTGAAGGAATTGCCCCAACTGATCGAGAACGAGTTGCCGGTTACCGACAAGCGCGCCATCAGTGGCCATTCCATGGGCGGCCACGGCGCTTTGATCGCTGCCCTGAAAAACCCCGGCCGCTATGCCTCGGTATCGGCGTTTGCACCCATCGCCAACCCCACCGAGTGCCCCTGGGGCCAGAAAGCGTTTAAAGGTTACCTCGGTGACGATGAGCGGAGCTGGGAGGAGTGGGATGCGACACTGCTGATACCCACGGCCCGGGAGCGCCTGCCGTTACTGGTGGATCAGGGTACCGCGGATGAGTTTCTCGACAGCCAGTTGAACCCGGATGCACTGGCCGATGCCTGTGAGAAGTTCCATCACCGCGTCAACCTGCGCATGCACCGGGGCTACGACCACAGCTATTTCTTCATTGCCTCGTTTATTGATGACCATCTGGACCATCATGCCGAGGCTATGGGCTTGTGAGCGGGTTGTGAGAGGCCTATGAACGGAAGCCCCAGACCAGGCTGAAGTCCATGGAGGGCATGATTTCGGGCTCTTCCAGGGCCCGGATGTTGAATTCCAGCAAGCTGGTGTCGCGCTCGAAGGTGCCGCTGTAGCGATTGCCCCGGGGGCCGAAAATGGCCTTCACAAACGGCCCGCGGGCCCTGACCGGGCGCCGGGTAACCACGCCGACTTCGTTGTTCTGCAGGCGTACCAGAATGCCCGGCGGGTAGTCGCCCAGAACCTGCAATAACGCCCTGGGTATGGCCGGGCGGAAGTTGCCATCGGCCAGGTTGCCGATCAGTTTGCGGGCATCGGTAATGTTCATGCGCTTGCGGTAGGCCCGCTTGGTGATCATCGCCACGTAGCGCTCGGCCAGCGCCAGAATCTCCGCTTCCGGCCGGATTTCGGTACCACTGAGGCCCTTCGGGTAGCCGCTGCCGTTGGCTTGTTCGTGGTGCTGGGCAATGATGGTCAGCAGCAGTTTATTGTTGACGCCGGCAGCCCGGAGTGCCTGAATGCTGCGCTCGGGATGCTTGCGAATCACCTCCCGCTGTTCGTCGTTCAGAATGGTATTCGAGGCGTTCAGCTTGTCGGCAATCGGCACCAGTGCCAGGTTTGCCGTGAGCGCGGCGGCGGTGAGTACCGCAATCCGTTTTTCCTCCAGGCCAAATTGCCGGGCGATGAACTGGCAGAGGATGGCGTAGAACAGGATCTGTTCGTGGATCACTGGCCCGACGGAGTAGAGGTGAACCAGCGCCAGGCTCGCCTCGGGTGCTTCCGTGCAGGTGCGCTCCATCATCCGGGCGAGGCCGAGCAGGCGCTTCTGGGCGGACGGATCGGCTTCGGTGACCGCCTTTAACGTGGCTTCGAGGGTGTGAATCAGATCCGGGTAATCGGCAAACGGATTGCGTTCCCGGTTATCCTCGAACACTTCCTCCTGGGGCCGCTCAATCTTCCGGGGCTTGAACCGGCCTCGCTCGAACAGCTGCTCCAGCTGGGAGTTGGTCTGAATTACATAGCCCTGGCGCAGGAGCACATTGCCGTCGGAATCATAGACATTCCAGGGCAGGGGCCGGCCAATGGTCAGCGCGCCGGGGGCGATTCGGACGAGTTCGGTCAAATCAGGTGTCTCGGGTATAAGCCAATGTTCCGGCAAGTGTAACCTCGAAAGCCCGCTTGCCTCCACTGGACCGGCATAGTTGTGAACGTTTAATGTATTTCTTTTACCGGATTTTACAGGTTAAGGCTTTCTTGATTTCAAAACTTGAGTGATCATTCACACTCTGTTCAGCGGAACCGGGAAAACTGTTAAGAAACGTTGCATTCTGGCGACCTGTCGGATTGCTTCAGTTATTCTGAAGCTGGCTATCATTCGTTTACACAGCGAACCACATTCCATGTTCCATCGCCTCAAGACCGATTTCCGGTTATCGATCATTGCGCTGTTGGCTGCTTGCGCCGTTCTTGGCATCACGCCGTTTGCGGTCATGCGTTACCTCCAGGGTAACCTGCCGGCGGGACTGGTCGACACGTCAATCCTTCTGGGGATCTGTTCAGCGTTGGTGTATGCCTGGGTAACCGGTGATACCCGCAGAAGCGGCCTGGCGGTGGCGGTCATTATCTGCAGTGGCGCGGTGGTGGTGGGAGTCGTGGTTGGCGAGCCCGGGCTGTTCTGGTTGTATCCGTGCCTGGTAACCACCTTCTTCCTCACCAACGCCCGCATTGCGGTTGTCTTGAATATCGCTTCCGTGGTGGCCCTGATGGTTCACGGTGGGGCCTTCCGGTCTGACATCCAGATGTGGTCCTTCTCCGCCACGGCGCTGGTCGTCAGTGCCTGCGCCTATGTGTTTGCCCACAGGAACCATGACCAGCGGGAGCGCCTGGAGCATCTGGCTACCATTGATCCGCTGACCGGCATCAAGAATCGCCGCTCGATGGATCAGGAGCTGGATCTGGCAGCGGCCAATGCCGAGCGAACGGGGCTGCCCTATGCTCTGGTGTTGCTGGATATCGATCATTTCAAGAAGATCAACGACGAGCATGGCCATGGAGTCGGTGACGACGTGCTCATTGAGATGGTTGAACTGCTGCGGCAGAACACGCGCAAGTCAGACCAGTTATTCCGCTTCGGCGGCGAGGAATTCGTGCTGCTGTTGCCGGGGGTTGACGGTATCGGCCTGAAGGCGGTGATGAACAATCTCCAGCAGGTGCTGCGCAAGTACATGAAGCATCCCGGTGGCTCGGTTACGGCCTCGTTTGGCGTTGCCCTGCTCAAGCACGGCGAGAGCGTTGCAAGCTGGCTGGACCGGGCGGATGCCGCGCTTTACGAGGCCAAGGAAACCGGCCGTGACCGGATCGTGTTCGCGGACGCTCAGCGCACGATGGACCGGGCAGGGGGTTCCGCCGAACCCCTGTCCGGGGCATAAAGAAACAGCCGCCAGCCAAGCAGAATGCTGGCCGATACCAGCCCGCCCGTGAGCCCCACCCAGAAGCCTGCCGCGCCCATGGGGGGCACCAGCCAGTCCGTAAAAGTCAGCGCATAGCCCAGGGGCAGGCCCACGCCCCAGAATGAAAACAGCATGATGAACATCGGGATGCGGGTGTCCTTGTAGCCCCGCAAGGCGCTGATGCAGGTGACCTGGATAACATCGGCAATCTGGAAGATTGCCGCGAACATCAATAGGCGCACGGTAACGGCTTGTACCTCGGTGTCGCTGGTATAAAGTGCGGCAATTTCACGGGAAAATACCAGTAGCAGAACCGCGAACACGAGGGCCGTGGCGGCTGCCAGGATCAGTGAGCTGCGGGCAATCAGCCGTGCGGTATCCGGTGCCCGGGCGCCCATCAGGAAGCTGACCCGCAGGGTCAGGGCCATGCCGATACTCAACGGCAGCATGAACAGCAGCGATACCACATTCAGGGCAATCTGATGGCCCGCCACCACCACCGGGCCCAGCGGTGCCAGGAACAGGGCAATAACCGAAAACAGGCTGGCCTCGACAAAAATGGTGAAGCCAATGGGCACGCCAATGCCGAGAATGTAACGGATGCCTGCCATGTCCGGTTTGACCCAGTCGGCCACCAGGTGGAACTGCCAGTACACCCGGCTGCGGTTCAGGTAAACCAGCAGGGCAATGGCAGCAACACCATTGGAAATCGAGGTGGCCCAGCCACAGCCGATGCCACCCATGGCCGGAAGGCCCAGCTTGCCGTAGATGAAGATGTAGTTCATCGGCAGGTTGATCAGGGTGCTGAGCACGGAAAAGGCCATGATCACCCGAGTATGGCCCAGGCCATCGGTGAGCCCCCGAAGCGCCGTGATCAGAAGCAATGCCGGCACGCCCCAGGCAAAGGCATCCAGATAGCCCTGGGTGATGCGCGCCGTATTGGTTTCCAGGTTCAGCAGCGCCAGCACCGGGTGCACATGGGTGAGCAGCAGAATCATGATCACCGCCCCCAGCCCGGCCAGATACAGGCCCTGCCAGGTGGCCGGCATGATTTTCTCCACTGCCCGGGCGCCGTTGTAGCCGGAAATTATCGGCTGCAGTGCGCCCAGCATGCCCATGAAAAACAGGAACAGCGGCATCCACAGGCTGCTGCCAATACCAACGCCCGCCAGGTCCTCGGCACTGGCGTGGCCGGCCATAACGGTATCAATCACGCCGTTAGCCATTTGGGCCACCTGGGCGATCAGGATCGGGCCGCCGAGAATGGCCAGGGTGCGCCATTCGGTCAGCGTTCGGGTGACCAGAGGCTGGCGGGCTTCCGGTAATGGCTGGTGGATTTCATCCATGGGGTGACGAGTCTCTGTTTCGACGCAGGCCGGGCATGGTAACCGATTGGTCGAGGTAGGGGCATCTGGGTTTGCCCTGCTTTCCGGCGCTGCATGTTTCTCCCAAAACCGTTAAAGTACGCGCTTTCTTCACAACAGATGGCAGTGGCAATGAGACTTCTGGTTTTTGTTACGGTTCTGTGGGCGTTTTCCTTCAGTCTGATCGGTGAATTTCTGGCTGGGCAGGTTGACAGCGACTTTGCGGTGCTCACCCGGGTTCTGCTCGGTGCCCTGGTGTTTCTGCCGTTTACCCGCTGGCGAGGCGTGCCTTCGGGACTCAAGCTCGGCATTCTGGCCACCGGCATGTTGCAGTTCGGTATCACGTATCTTTGCCTTTACCGTTCCTTCAGCTACCTCACCGTCCCGGAAGTATTGCTGTTCACCATCTTCACGCCGCTTTACGTGACCCTGCTTGATGACGCCCTGTTCCGACGTTTTTCTCCGGTCGCCCTGCTGGCGGCGGCCATTGCCACTGTGGGTGCGGGCATCATCCGTTATGACCGACTGAGTGAGGACTTCATCACCGGCTTCCTGCTGCTTCAGGTGGCCAACTTCACCTTTGCTGCCGGCCAGGTTGGCTACAAGCATGTCATGCAGCACTTCCCTGTAGCCATGCCGGCCTATCGCACCTTTGGTTATTTCTTTATCGGCGCCCTGATCATTGCCTTGCCGTCCTTCCTGATTTTCGGCAACGCCGACAAACTGCCAACGACACCGGTGCAGTGGGGCATTCTGACCTGGCTCGGACTGGCTGCTTCCGGCCTGGGCCTGTTCTTGTGGAACCGCGGTGCCTGTGTGGTTGATGCCGGCACCCTCGCCATCATGAACAATGCGCTGGTTCCTGCGGGCCTGATCGTGAATCTGCTGATCTGGAACCGTGATGCGGATCTGCTGCGCCTTGCCCTGGGCGGTGGTGTTATTGCGTTCTCGCTCTGGGTCAACGCCCGGTTCCATTCCCGGGCCCGGCTGGCGGTTTCCGCATAAGTACCTGCACGGACTAAGGTTTCG
This sequence is a window from Marinobacter subterrani. Protein-coding genes within it:
- a CDS encoding GGDEF domain-containing protein — protein: MFHRLKTDFRLSIIALLAACAVLGITPFAVMRYLQGNLPAGLVDTSILLGICSALVYAWVTGDTRRSGLAVAVIICSGAVVVGVVVGEPGLFWLYPCLVTTFFLTNARIAVVLNIASVVALMVHGGAFRSDIQMWSFSATALVVSACAYVFAHRNHDQRERLEHLATIDPLTGIKNRRSMDQELDLAAANAERTGLPYALVLLDIDHFKKINDEHGHGVGDDVLIEMVELLRQNTRKSDQLFRFGGEEFVLLLPGVDGIGLKAVMNNLQQVLRKYMKHPGGSVTASFGVALLKHGESVASWLDRADAALYEAKETGRDRIVFADAQRTMDRAGGSAEPLSGA
- a CDS encoding MATE family efflux transporter, which codes for MDEIHQPLPEARQPLVTRTLTEWRTLAILGGPILIAQVAQMANGVIDTVMAGHASAEDLAGVGIGSSLWMPLFLFFMGMLGALQPIISGYNGARAVEKIMPATWQGLYLAGLGAVIMILLLTHVHPVLALLNLETNTARITQGYLDAFAWGVPALLLITALRGLTDGLGHTRVIMAFSVLSTLINLPMNYIFIYGKLGLPAMGGIGCGWATSISNGVAAIALLVYLNRSRVYWQFHLVADWVKPDMAGIRYILGIGVPIGFTIFVEASLFSVIALFLAPLGPVVVAGHQIALNVVSLLFMLPLSIGMALTLRVSFLMGARAPDTARLIARSSLILAAATALVFAVLLLVFSREIAALYTSDTEVQAVTVRLLMFAAIFQIADVIQVTCISALRGYKDTRIPMFIMLFSFWGVGLPLGYALTFTDWLVPPMGAAGFWVGLTGGLVSASILLGWRLFLYAPDRGSAEPPARSIVR
- the fghA gene encoding S-formylglutathione hydrolase; the encoded protein is MELLSTNVSFEGEHRRYRHTSATLECDMEFAVYLPPAAIGATPKKVPVLYWLSGLTCTDQNFMQKAGAQKRAAKLGMAIVCPDTSPRGVNLPGEDDSYDFGSGAGFYINATQQPWAPHYRMYDYVVKELPQLIENELPVTDKRAISGHSMGGHGALIAALKNPGRYASVSAFAPIANPTECPWGQKAFKGYLGDDERSWEEWDATLLIPTARERLPLLVDQGTADEFLDSQLNPDALADACEKFHHRVNLRMHRGYDHSYFFIASFIDDHLDHHAEAMGL
- a CDS encoding CBS domain-containing protein, with translation MRSLKVSDVMWNHIEPIRCGAPLTHVVKTLLHNHVTGLPVVDEHRHVLGFISEQDCIHALLVSSYHGEGDPTVDDVMFRKPLTISPEMSVVDLAQNLGAGKPKVYPVVDHDKLIGIVTRTAILAELARTGYGLELPRYANVED
- a CDS encoding carboxylate/amino acid/amine transporter, with the protein product MRLLVFVTVLWAFSFSLIGEFLAGQVDSDFAVLTRVLLGALVFLPFTRWRGVPSGLKLGILATGMLQFGITYLCLYRSFSYLTVPEVLLFTIFTPLYVTLLDDALFRRFSPVALLAAAIATVGAGIIRYDRLSEDFITGFLLLQVANFTFAAGQVGYKHVMQHFPVAMPAYRTFGYFFIGALIIALPSFLIFGNADKLPTTPVQWGILTWLGLAASGLGLFLWNRGACVVDAGTLAIMNNALVPAGLIVNLLIWNRDADLLRLALGGGVIAFSLWVNARFHSRARLAVSA
- a CDS encoding HD-GYP domain-containing protein produces the protein MTELVRIAPGALTIGRPLPWNVYDSDGNVLLRQGYVIQTNSQLEQLFERGRFKPRKIERPQEEVFEDNRERNPFADYPDLIHTLEATLKAVTEADPSAQKRLLGLARMMERTCTEAPEASLALVHLYSVGPVIHEQILFYAILCQFIARQFGLEEKRIAVLTAAALTANLALVPIADKLNASNTILNDEQREVIRKHPERSIQALRAAGVNNKLLLTIIAQHHEQANGSGYPKGLSGTEIRPEAEILALAERYVAMITKRAYRKRMNITDARKLIGNLADGNFRPAIPRALLQVLGDYPPGILVRLQNNEVGVVTRRPVRARGPFVKAIFGPRGNRYSGTFERDTSLLEFNIRALEEPEIMPSMDFSLVWGFRS